From Psychroflexus torquis ATCC 700755, the proteins below share one genomic window:
- a CDS encoding SCO family protein → MLKFFAKYKFFAIVMFILSGIIITLIYNQLDPIPKLPVYQPSMVTADLVDTTVQYIRKYHKVKDFKLVNQNGDTITQKDYKDKIYVADFFFTTCQSICIDMAKSMQTLQNEFEDDKDILLLSHSVTPEIDDVAQLKKYALEKGVIDSKWNLVTGDKKQIYNLARKEYLASKTEGNGGKYDLVHTENFVLVDKEKRIRGFYDGTNLEEIEQLIEDIDILRLEYLPED, encoded by the coding sequence ATGCTAAAGTTTTTCGCCAAATACAAGTTTTTCGCTATAGTGATGTTCATTCTCTCCGGAATAATCATCACCTTAATTTATAATCAACTTGATCCTATTCCAAAACTTCCAGTATACCAACCTAGCATGGTCACTGCAGATCTTGTGGACACGACGGTCCAGTACATTCGTAAATACCACAAAGTAAAAGACTTTAAGCTGGTGAACCAAAATGGAGATACCATTACCCAAAAGGACTATAAAGATAAAATTTATGTGGCCGATTTCTTTTTCACCACCTGCCAGAGCATCTGCATAGACATGGCCAAAAGCATGCAAACTTTGCAAAATGAATTTGAAGATGACAAAGATATTTTATTGCTTTCCCACTCCGTTACACCAGAAATTGATGATGTTGCGCAGCTCAAAAAATATGCTCTGGAAAAAGGAGTTATCGACAGCAAATGGAATCTGGTGACTGGCGATAAAAAACAAATTTACAACTTAGCTAGGAAAGAATATCTAGCTTCAAAAACTGAAGGTAACGGTGGTAAATATGACCTTGTCCATACCGAAAATTTTGTGCTAGTAGATAAAGAAAAACGCATCCGAGGCTTTTATGACGGCACCAATCTTGAAGAAATAGAACAACTCATCGAGGATATCGATATCCTTAGACTAGAATATCTCCCAGAAGACTAA
- the rseP gene encoding RIP metalloprotease RseP gives MDTFFIKAIQLLLSLSILIVLHELGHFIPAKLFKTRVEKFYLFFDVKFSLFKKKIGDTVYGIGWLPLGGYVKISGMIDESMDKEQMSKPPEPWEFRSKPTWQRLIIMLGGVTVNIVLGFLIYMMVLFVWGEDYLDPKVFDDGLESAELMKDYGFLDGDKILNVDGKPLQSQIDINRHLLLRDVNDIEVQHANGAIESLSMPEDIGQQLFQSGNFQPFSPVRKPVIDSVIPDSPAERAGLTQGILITAVNGEKVTYWHEFRKKVKATDGQAFDLSFISATGENQALNKELNAEGIGTVNITTNEEGDIGVYTSAFSQENILTKTYSFGESIPAGFDFAYWTLNDYVSQFKYVFTKKGATQVGGFGAIGSLFPDTWDWQSFWTTTAFISIILAFMNILPIPALDGGHVVFLLYEMVSGRKPNEKVMEYAQIAGFFILIALVLFANGNDVYRWITGD, from the coding sequence ATGGATACATTTTTTATAAAAGCAATACAACTCTTATTGAGTTTATCTATACTTATAGTACTTCACGAACTTGGTCATTTTATACCCGCCAAGTTGTTTAAAACTCGAGTAGAGAAATTCTATCTCTTTTTTGATGTTAAATTTTCGCTCTTCAAAAAGAAAATAGGGGATACGGTGTATGGAATCGGTTGGTTGCCACTAGGAGGATATGTCAAGATTTCTGGGATGATCGACGAAAGCATGGATAAAGAACAAATGTCCAAACCGCCAGAGCCGTGGGAGTTTAGAAGTAAGCCTACATGGCAACGTCTTATTATTATGCTAGGTGGTGTAACGGTGAATATTGTCCTTGGCTTTCTTATTTATATGATGGTCTTATTCGTTTGGGGCGAAGATTACCTAGACCCAAAAGTATTTGATGATGGTCTGGAAAGTGCCGAGTTGATGAAAGACTATGGTTTTTTGGATGGCGATAAAATCTTGAATGTTGACGGGAAACCTCTGCAAAGTCAAATAGATATTAATAGACACCTTTTGTTGCGGGATGTGAATGATATTGAGGTGCAACATGCCAATGGAGCAATAGAGAGCCTCTCTATGCCAGAAGACATAGGGCAGCAGTTATTTCAATCTGGAAATTTTCAGCCTTTTTCTCCTGTTAGGAAACCCGTTATAGATAGTGTAATTCCCGATTCCCCAGCGGAAAGAGCAGGGTTGACCCAAGGGATATTGATAACAGCTGTAAATGGTGAAAAGGTAACTTACTGGCATGAGTTTAGAAAAAAAGTGAAAGCTACCGATGGCCAAGCCTTCGATCTTAGTTTCATTTCTGCCACTGGTGAAAACCAAGCTCTTAATAAAGAACTCAATGCAGAGGGTATAGGAACCGTAAATATTACCACTAACGAAGAAGGCGATATTGGTGTTTATACTTCTGCTTTTAGCCAAGAAAATATTCTGACTAAGACTTATAGTTTTGGTGAAAGTATACCCGCAGGATTCGACTTTGCCTACTGGACGCTCAACGATTATGTATCGCAATTTAAATATGTATTTACCAAAAAAGGCGCTACACAAGTTGGTGGTTTTGGAGCTATAGGAAGTCTGTTTCCAGACACATGGGATTGGCAGTCTTTTTGGACCACAACTGCTTTTATTTCCATTATTTTAGCCTTTATGAATATCCTGCCTATTCCAGCATTAGACGGAGGACATGTGGTTTTCTTACTTTATGAAATGGTCTCTGGGCGTAAGCCCAACGAAAAAGTGATGGAATATGCGCAGATAGCCGGTTTTTTCATCCTGATTGCCTTAGTTCTTTTTGCAAATGGAAATGATGTTTACCGCTGGATTACGGGAGACTAA
- a CDS encoding GIY-YIG nuclease family protein: MIYSVYILHSQKLNRFYTGFTSNLEKRLEFHHNAESHKFTFNTKLNR, translated from the coding sequence ATGATTTATAGTGTCTACATCCTGCATTCTCAAAAGCTTAATAGGTTTTATACTGGATTTACTTCAAACTTGGAAAAACGACTGGAGTTCCATCATAATGCTGAATCTCACAAGTTCACATTTAATACCAAATTAAACCGATAA
- a CDS encoding OmpW/AlkL family protein gives MKKVVIGLFLIAFAFNVNAQEDTKKDDFNKWQVRLRLITIAPNESATIETIGGDIDISTAVVPELDFTYFFTKNWSAELILGTAKHDVKAVSTAAGDIELGDVWILPPTLTLQYHFLTEDGFRPYLGAGLNYTLFYSADEGPTADDVSYDNSVAFAFQAGLDYDLNEKWFLNVDAKYLTLSTDATVDATTALGATVGADVDINPLIIGVGIGMRF, from the coding sequence ATGAAAAAAGTAGTAATAGGATTGTTTTTAATAGCGTTTGCTTTTAATGTGAATGCACAAGAAGACACAAAAAAGGATGATTTTAATAAATGGCAAGTACGTCTTAGACTAATAACGATTGCACCTAATGAAAGTGCAACAATTGAAACTATTGGTGGAGATATTGATATTTCTACAGCTGTTGTTCCTGAATTAGATTTTACGTATTTCTTTACCAAAAATTGGTCTGCAGAATTAATTTTAGGAACTGCTAAACACGATGTAAAAGCAGTATCTACAGCAGCAGGAGATATTGAATTAGGTGATGTTTGGATATTACCTCCAACATTAACATTACAATATCATTTTTTAACTGAAGATGGATTTAGACCTTATTTAGGAGCTGGTTTAAACTATACCCTATTTTATAGTGCAGATGAGGGACCTACAGCAGATGATGTAAGTTATGATAATTCTGTAGCATTTGCTTTTCAAGCAGGATTAGATTATGACCTAAATGAAAAATGGTTTTTAAACGTAGATGCTAAATATTTAACATTATCAACTGATGCAACTGTAGATGCAACTACTGCTTTAGGAGCGACTGTTGGTGCAGATGTAGATATCAATCCGCTAATTATTGGAGTAGGTATTGGTATGAGATTTTAA
- a CDS encoding tyrosine-type recombinase/integrase, with protein sequence MDNNAYIFPHINKNMNAIQMRISYQGLTKNINKYAKQIAKEVEINKGVTIYYARHSFATVLKQSRAKIEMISELLGHSSVHVTESHLDSFEKEHIQKETDVLTTGFKKANQKKGFV encoded by the coding sequence TTGGATAATAATGCTTATATATTTCCACACATTAACAAAAATATGAATGCAATTCAGATGAGAATTTCCTACCAAGGCTTAACTAAAAATATAAATAAATACGCTAAGCAAATAGCTAAAGAAGTAGAAATAAATAAGGGGGTTACAATCTACTATGCACGCCACAGTTTCGCAACAGTTTTAAAGCAGTCAAGGGCTAAAATTGAAATGATTAGCGAATTACTTGGACATAGTTCAGTTCATGTTACTGAAAGCCATTTGGATAGTTTTGAAAAGGAACATATCCAAAAAGAAACTGATGTACTCACAACTGGATTTAAGAAAGCCAATCAAAAAAAAGGGTTTGTTTAA
- a CDS encoding DUF4347 domain-containing protein: MIKIIKMILFVLGVGSFAATASTVETDSLCESCTSRPLLKEAMPIADQSLCNKQTVKTDTYYIDKDVVQPEVLSKAINNQNEGVFHLFTHGKPGQLLINDKWLKKEAIAQFINLEFKIQNLEFLNIYGCNFAKGEKGLEALAYLEKQLGISVAASTNVTGKDGDWNLEVGNQFFSDLAVPNYKYNLQKTIASDDFSSGNSSGGSGWVNNWTLTGESSFTGGELFMDGGSPLDVARRPVNLSTVSSAQLSLSGRFEDSNSGFKYIKL, from the coding sequence ATGATAAAAATAATAAAAATGATTCTATTTGTTCTAGGGGTAGGCAGCTTTGCTGCTACTGCTAGTACAGTAGAGACCGATAGTTTGTGTGAATCATGCACAAGTAGACCCCTTTTAAAAGAAGCTATGCCAATAGCAGATCAAAGCCTTTGTAATAAGCAAACTGTAAAAACTGACACCTATTACATAGACAAAGATGTAGTCCAGCCAGAAGTACTATCCAAAGCCATTAACAACCAAAACGAAGGAGTTTTCCATTTGTTTACCCACGGTAAACCAGGCCAACTCCTCATCAACGACAAATGGCTTAAGAAAGAAGCTATAGCGCAATTTATTAATTTAGAATTCAAAATTCAAAATTTAGAATTTCTGAATATATACGGCTGTAATTTTGCAAAAGGCGAAAAAGGTCTTGAAGCCTTGGCTTACCTAGAAAAGCAACTCGGTATTTCCGTAGCAGCTTCTACAAATGTAACTGGTAAGGATGGTGATTGGAATTTAGAGGTAGGAAATCAATTTTTTTCAGATCTTGCTGTACCAAACTATAAATACAACCTACAAAAAACAATTGCTAGCGATGATTTTAGCAGTGGGAACAGTTCAGGAGGATCGGGTTGGGTAAATAATTGGACTTTAACAGGTGAAAGTTCTTTCACAGGTGGTGAGCTTTTTATGGATGGAGGTTCGCCTTTGGACGTTGCAAGAAGACCAGTAAATTTAAGTACCGTATCATCAGCTCAATTATCACTATCTGGAAGATTTGAGGATAGTAATTCTGGTTTTAAATACATAAAATTATGA